The following is a genomic window from Deltaproteobacteria bacterium.
CCGCCGCCGACGCGGGAGCCGACATCCTCGAGGTCGGCGTACCGTTCTCCGATCCCACCGCGGACGGACCGACGATCGAGGCCGCTTCCCGGAGGGCGCTCGCGGGGGGCATGAACGTCGCCGGCGCCATCGACCTGGTGGCTTCCTTCCGGCGAACCCACGGCACGCCGGTCGTTCTGTTCGGCTACTACAACCCGTTCCACCGGTACGGTATTCCGAAACTGTGCGCCGATTCGCGCGAAGCCGGAGCCGACGGGTTCCTGATCGTCGACCTGCCCCACGAGGAGGCGGGCGAAGCGGCGCCTGCGATCCGCGGAGCCGGCATGTCCCTGATCCCCCTTGCGGCGCCCACCAGCGGAATGGACCGGATCCGCGCATTCGACCGGGCGGGGTCGGGCTTCCTGTACCTCATCTCCGTGACGGGCGTGACGGGGATCCGGGAATCCCTGCCGGCCGGGATGGTGTCGTGGACGCGGGAGGTGAAGCGGGCGGTTACGCTTCCGGTCGCCGTGGGGTTCGGCATCTCCTCCCCCGCGATGGCGCGGTCCGCGACGCGGTACGCGGACGCGGCGGTGGTCGGCAGCGCGTGCGTGAAGATCGTCGAAAAGCACGGCCGCGGGCGCCTGGGCCCCGCGGAGCTTTCCCGGTTCGTCCGATCCCTCAAAAAATCCCTGAGGTGACCCTGTCCATGGCCATCCGACTGTTCCGGAAGAAGGACGAGAGCGACAAGAAGATCAAGATCCCCGAGGGAATGTGGATCAAGTGCGATGCCTGCCTCGAGATCATCTACAAGCCCGAGGTGGAGCGGAACCTGAACGTCTGCCCGAAGTGCGTCTACCATTTCCGGATCCCGGCGATGGAGCGGATCGCCGCGGTGACCGACGAGGGGACCTTCGCGGAGTTCGCCGAGGATCTGGAGTCGGTGGATCCCCTGAACTTCACCGACACCAAGAAATACGTCGACCGCATCAAGGAGGCGCGGAAGAAGACGGGGCGCCGGGAGGCGGTCATCACGGGCAGGGCGAGGATCAACGGGATCGAGGTGGTCCTCGCGGTCCTCGATTTCGAG
Proteins encoded in this region:
- a CDS encoding tryptophan synthase subunit alpha, encoding MTSIDAAFRRLRDAGEKGLVAYLTAGDPSPRASLSYLRSAADAGADILEVGVPFSDPTADGPTIEAASRRALAGGMNVAGAIDLVASFRRTHGTPVVLFGYYNPFHRYGIPKLCADSREAGADGFLIVDLPHEEAGEAAPAIRGAGMSLIPLAAPTSGMDRIRAFDRAGSGFLYLISVTGVTGIRESLPAGMVSWTREVKRAVTLPVAVGFGISSPAMARSATRYADAAVVGSACVKIVEKHGRGRLGPAELSRFVRSLKKSLR